The Rhodohalobacter sp. SW132 genome includes a region encoding these proteins:
- the bshA gene encoding N-acetyl-alpha-D-glucosaminyl L-malate synthase BshA, producing MNIGIVCYPTFGGSGVVATELAKGLANKGHNLHVLSYARPARLDSFRTDITFHEVDLSSYPLFEYPPYDLALANVMVNLIKHEKLDILHVHYAIPHATSAYLAKQILGEQASHVPIITTLHGTDITLIGSDPSYKDVVDFSINQSDGVTAVSEYLKKETYNKFDIRKDIEVIPNFIDLERFQKSNKNHFKKALCPNGEKVVTHVSNFREVKRVPDVVSTFHQVVSNGVDAKLLMVGDGPDRQRAENKCRELKICDKVRFLGKQEQVEEVLSISDLFLIPSGSETFGLAALEAMSCGVPVISSNIGGLPEVNIHGETGYLCELGDVEAMGKYALKILKDEKLHQEMSANARKRAEKFELNSVVEVYEEYYKLKRDELQS from the coding sequence ATGAATATAGGAATTGTATGTTACCCAACGTTTGGCGGAAGCGGCGTTGTAGCAACAGAACTCGCGAAGGGTCTAGCGAATAAAGGTCATAATCTTCATGTGCTGAGTTATGCGCGTCCGGCCAGGCTCGATTCATTTCGCACCGACATCACGTTTCATGAAGTGGACCTGAGCAGCTACCCGCTGTTTGAGTATCCGCCATATGATCTTGCCCTTGCAAACGTAATGGTAAATTTAATCAAGCACGAGAAGCTGGATATTCTGCATGTTCATTACGCTATTCCGCACGCTACCAGCGCCTATCTTGCGAAGCAAATTCTGGGCGAACAAGCCTCACACGTGCCTATTATCACAACGCTCCACGGAACCGATATTACGCTGATCGGGAGTGATCCGAGCTATAAGGATGTGGTTGATTTTTCAATCAATCAGAGTGATGGTGTAACAGCCGTTTCGGAGTATCTGAAGAAAGAGACCTATAACAAATTTGATATCCGAAAGGATATCGAGGTGATACCGAATTTTATCGACCTGGAGCGATTTCAGAAATCAAATAAAAATCATTTCAAAAAAGCACTCTGTCCGAACGGCGAAAAGGTGGTTACACATGTTTCGAATTTCCGTGAAGTGAAGCGGGTGCCGGATGTGGTATCAACATTCCACCAGGTGGTTTCGAACGGTGTGGACGCCAAACTTTTGATGGTGGGCGATGGTCCCGATCGCCAGCGGGCGGAAAACAAGTGCAGAGAGCTCAAAATTTGTGATAAAGTAAGGTTTCTCGGTAAACAGGAACAGGTGGAAGAAGTTCTCTCCATTTCGGATCTGTTTTTAATTCCATCAGGCAGCGAAACATTTGGCCTGGCCGCACTTGAAGCGATGAGCTGCGGCGTGCCTGTCATCAGCTCTAACATTGGCGGACTGCCGGAAGTAAATATTCACGGAGAGACGGGGTATCTGTGCGAACTTGGCGATGTGGAGGCGATGGGGAAATACGCCCTGAAAATTTTAAAGGATGAGAAGCTGCATCAGGAAATGTCGGCCAATGCGCGGAAGCGAGCAGAGAAGTTCGAACTTAACAGCGTTG